One Mycoplasmopsis bovigenitalium genomic window, TCTTTGACTAATTTGTTTTCATAAGGAACAACTAATGTAATTTTTTCACTTAAATTGTTGAAAGCAAATTCCGCGATTTTTTCAATACTTTTTGGTATATAAACAGTTTTTAAGCCACTCAATCCATTAAATGTAAAGTCAACTAACTCTGTTATCCCTTCTTCTAAAACCACTTCCCTTAAGTTTGGTTTCGATGAAAATTCATTACCATTAAATTTAACATTATGATGAACTACAACTTTTGATTTACCGCCTTGAACCGTTATTAATTTTGAGAAATCGTTATTGTAAAGAACACCTTTATAAGAAGCAAACCAATAATTACCAGGTTCTACTATTATTTTTTCTAACATTGGTGCAGAAAATGAATTTTTGCCATCAACAATATTGCTTAATTCTTTTGGCAAAATTAAACTTTTAACCGGATTAGACATTGGAGTAGAGATTAATTTTGAATAGTCTTTTGTATATAAAATTCCGTCTTTCGCTGTAAAATGTTTATTTTCGTCAGACACTGCATATGATTGTAAAAACTTTGGTGCAATTTCAAAATCGATTTTTTCGATATTCTTGCCAATATGTAAATGAGTCATATTTTTATTTGAATAAACATTAATGCTTATTGACTTAACTGGCATATTTTTGACATTTGCTGGAATTTCTAGCTTACTTTGGTTGCTATCGCTAAGACCTAGTACAGACAAACCATGTCAATATTTGTATAAAATTTGTCCTTCAGCAAATGTAGTTTGCAATACTTCATCAGCTCGATGATCATTTGATATTTCTGAGCTTGATTTCATAAAGTAGCTATTATTAACAATTCCTCAAGTCGCATCTGAGTGTACCCACTCAGATTTTTCTTCATTATAAAACATAACTCATTGATGAGCACCCGCAGATGATCAACCTGTAACCATAACACTTTTAACACCAATAACATCTAACATCGCTTTATATAATGAGCTAATACCGCCACAAACTGCAACCTTATGTATAAATACATCATATGCATTTATATACTGCATTTGATTCCCGGTTGCATATTTTATGCTCGAAGTTATTCAATCATATATTCGCTTTATCTTATTAATTGTTGAATTGGTTTTTTCTTTTTCAATTAAATTTAATACAAATTGGGCAATTTCATTCATTTGTTTTGCTGAGTAACTATCATCTTTATAAACATTTAAATTTTTAGGGCCGACAATATTTAAAAAATTTTCAACTTGTAGATTTAATACAGTATTATTTTCATTTTTAGAATTTTGTTTATCATTTTTTAAACTATTTTTTATTGCATCTAATTCTGGATAATCAGGCTCATTTGTTTGATTTTTACCTTTTGAATTATTGGTTTCTAAACTTATATCTGATTTGTAATATAAAGGTTTTACATCTTCAGCTTTTTTTAGTTTTGATGCTTCTTTTTTAATATTTTCTAAATCCTTTTTTAACTTGGTGTTTGACTCAATCAATTCTTTATATTGAGATTGAGCAAAATTACTGTTTTGCTCTAAAAATGAATCAATTTGGTCAAATATAATTTCATATTTATATTTTGCGTTTTCATTAACAAGTTCACTTTTTAGAGTTCTGATTTCATTAAAAAAGTTATTTCTTATTAGTATTTCTTTTTGAAATTTTTCAATTTCTTTTCTAGTTGGATCTTGTTTTTTACCCGAACCTAATTTTTGATCAGGATTGTTTTGGTCGTTGCTATTTTGCGAACTATTCTCAACCTTATCAGGCTCTTTTTTAGTGTTTTGGCAACTCATTGCGGACATAACACTTAATCCAGAAATTACTGTAGCCAAGGGTAAAATTATTTTTATTTTTTCATATTATTTATTTTATATAAATAAAATTGAAATCAATATTTTTTAAAATAAAAATCTCGCCAAGCGAGATTGATTATTTATTGATAATGAAATTATTTGAATTCTACTGTAGCACCAGCTTCAGTTAGTTTTGCTTTTAGCTCTTCAGCTTCGTTTTTTGAAACATTTTCTTTAACTGTTGCAGGAAGTGCTGAAACTAATTTGTTTGCATCCATTAGAGCTAATCCTAAAGTTTCTTTAACAACTTTAACAATAGCTAATTTTTTACCGTTGTCAGCTGTAATAACAACGTTTACAGTTGATTTTTCTTCAGAAGCTTCAGCAGCAGCAGGAGCAGCAGCAACAGCAACAGCTGATGGATCAATTCCAAATTCTTCTTTCATTGCTTCAACTAATTCCATAACTTCTTTAATTGACATTTCTTTTAAAGCAGAAATAAATGTGTCTTTTTCTAATTTAGCCATAATTTTTTTCCTTTCAATTATTAATTTGAATTAATTATTCACTTTCTTTTTCACTGTAAAGTTTTAAAGAAAGGGATAGTTGTTGTAAAGGCGCAATAAGTGAACGCGCAAGAATTCCAAGTGCTTCTTCGTAGTTTGGTAAAGTAGCAACCTCAGCAACTCCTTTAGCATCAATAACTTTGCCTTCAAAGATACCAGCTTTTAATACTAATAATTTATTTGTTTTAGCAAATTTGTGTAGAACTTTAGCAGCAGCTAATTCATCTTCGTTGCTAAATGCAAAAATGTTTGGTCCTACTAAGTGGTCAGCTAGTGCTTCATAACCTGTACCTTCAAGCGCATACTTAACAATACGGTTTTTGAAAACAACTAATTCAATACCAACTTTTTTAGCTTCAACACGCAATTCTGTTAATTCTTGAACTGTTA contains:
- a CDS encoding transglutaminase domain-containing protein, which translates into the protein MATVISGLSVMSAMSCQNTKKEPDKVENSSQNSNDQNNPDQKLGSGKKQDPTRKEIEKFQKEILIRNNFFNEIRTLKSELVNENAKYKYEIIFDQIDSFLEQNSNFAQSQYKELIESNTKLKKDLENIKKEASKLKKAEDVKPLYYKSDISLETNNSKGKNQTNEPDYPELDAIKNSLKNDKQNSKNENNTVLNLQVENFLNIVGPKNLNVYKDDSYSAKQMNEIAQFVLNLIEKEKTNSTINKIKRIYDWITSSIKYATGNQMQYINAYDVFIHKVAVCGGISSLYKAMLDVIGVKSVMVTGWSSAGAHQWVMFYNEEKSEWVHSDATWGIVNNSYFMKSSSEISNDHRADEVLQTTFAEGQILYKYWHGLSVLGLSDSNQSKLEIPANVKNMPVKSISINVYSNKNMTHLHIGKNIEKIDFEIAPKFLQSYAVSDENKHFTAKDGILYTKDYSKLISTPMSNPVKSLILPKELSNIVDGKNSFSAPMLEKIIVEPGNYWFASYKGVLYNNDFSKLITVQGGKSKVVVHHNVKFNGNEFSSKPNLREVVLEEGITELVDFTFNGLSGLKTVYIPKSIEKIAEFAFNNLSEKITLVVPYENKLVKDYALKKNFNYVVQKNMGV
- the rplL gene encoding 50S ribosomal protein L7/L12, with translation MAKLEKDTFISALKEMSIKEVMELVEAMKEEFGIDPSAVAVAAAPAAAEASEEKSTVNVVITADNGKKLAIVKVVKETLGLALMDANKLVSALPATVKENVSKNEAEELKAKLTEAGATVEFK
- the rplJ gene encoding 50S ribosomal protein L10; its protein translation is MQFKESKFKLAKKELSKEIAFKLSKAKALVVAEYRGLTVQELTELRVEAKKVGIELVVFKNRIVKYALEGTGYEALADHLVGPNIFAFSNEDELAAAKVLHKFAKTNKLLVLKAGIFEGKVIDAKGVAEVATLPNYEEALGILARSLIAPLQQLSLSLKLYSEKESE